From the Martelella mediterranea DSM 17316 genome, one window contains:
- a CDS encoding S9 family peptidase, with protein sequence MTPFKTLPDAPKAIKKALRDTRHGRTRTDDYAWLRAANWQAMFKDPTILEADIRAHLEAENAYMKAAMADTEALQKKLVAEMRGRIKEDDSSVPMKEGPYAYGTAFRTGAEQPYFFRIPRDGDFNDESIRETLLDGDLEAKGKAYFDLGGFDQTTDHSRAIWSYDDKGSEFYTLKVRDLETGKDIEDRIENTGGSGVWAPDGKSFFYTEVDDNHRPSKVFHHVIGTKQEDDRLVYEESDPGFFVGIAGSLLDDFITIDIHDHQTSEVRIIPTSNLDAEPALVAARETMVEYDVTEGGDVFYILTNDGGAKDFKIMEAPVNAPGKANWKEVVPHQEGRLILAHTAFARHLVWLERFAGLPRIVIRDRATGEEHAIAFEEEAYSLGLQGAAEYDTDTIRFSYSSMTTPSQLYDYNMATRERTLLKTQEVPSGHNPDDYVTRRIQAKAADGELVPVSIVYRKDTPLDGSAPCLLYGYGAYGISIPASFSTNCLSLVDRGFVYAIAHIRGGKDKGFAWYENGKMMHKKNTFSDFIAAADALVAEGFTSHGKIVAEGGSAGGMLMGAVANMAPEKFVGIIAAVPFVDVLTTMLDDSLPLTPPEWNEWGNPIASEEAYDYIASYSPYDNVGPKPYPAILALAGLTDPRVTYWEPAKWVAKLREATTGTAPVLLRTNMDAGHGGASGRFQRLEEKALEYAFALKVAGKAER encoded by the coding sequence GTGACCCCCTTCAAGACGCTGCCCGATGCTCCCAAGGCAATAAAAAAAGCCCTCAGAGACACCCGCCACGGCAGGACCCGCACGGATGATTACGCCTGGCTGAGGGCCGCCAACTGGCAGGCGATGTTCAAGGACCCGACGATCCTGGAAGCCGATATCCGCGCGCATCTGGAGGCCGAGAACGCCTATATGAAGGCCGCGATGGCCGACACCGAAGCGCTGCAGAAAAAGCTGGTTGCGGAGATGCGCGGGCGTATCAAGGAGGACGACAGTTCCGTGCCGATGAAGGAGGGTCCCTATGCCTATGGCACGGCGTTTCGCACCGGAGCCGAACAACCCTATTTCTTCCGCATCCCGCGCGATGGCGATTTCAATGACGAGAGCATCCGCGAAACCCTGCTCGATGGCGATCTGGAGGCCAAGGGCAAGGCCTATTTCGATCTCGGGGGCTTCGACCAGACCACGGATCACAGCCGCGCGATCTGGAGCTATGACGACAAGGGATCGGAGTTCTACACGCTGAAGGTTCGCGATCTTGAAACCGGCAAGGATATCGAGGACAGGATCGAGAATACTGGCGGCAGTGGCGTCTGGGCGCCCGACGGCAAGAGTTTCTTTTATACCGAGGTCGACGACAACCACCGCCCCTCGAAAGTGTTCCATCACGTGATCGGCACGAAACAGGAAGACGACCGACTGGTCTATGAGGAAAGCGATCCCGGCTTCTTCGTCGGCATTGCCGGCTCGCTGCTCGACGATTTCATCACTATCGACATCCACGATCACCAGACCTCCGAGGTCCGGATCATCCCGACCTCGAACCTCGACGCCGAGCCCGCGCTGGTGGCGGCGCGCGAGACCATGGTGGAATATGACGTCACCGAGGGCGGCGATGTCTTCTATATTCTCACCAATGACGGCGGGGCCAAGGATTTCAAGATCATGGAAGCCCCGGTGAACGCGCCCGGCAAGGCAAACTGGAAGGAGGTCGTGCCGCATCAGGAGGGCCGGCTGATCCTGGCGCATACGGCCTTCGCGCGGCATCTGGTCTGGCTGGAGCGATTCGCGGGCCTGCCGCGCATCGTCATCCGCGACCGGGCAACCGGGGAGGAACACGCCATCGCCTTCGAAGAGGAGGCCTATTCCCTCGGACTGCAGGGCGCTGCCGAATACGACACGGACACGATCCGCTTTTCCTATTCCTCGATGACGACGCCGAGCCAGCTCTATGACTACAACATGGCGACGCGCGAACGGACCTTGCTGAAGACGCAGGAAGTGCCTTCCGGCCATAACCCGGACGACTATGTCACCCGCCGTATCCAGGCGAAGGCCGCCGATGGCGAACTGGTGCCCGTCAGCATCGTCTATCGCAAGGATACGCCGCTCGACGGCAGCGCGCCCTGCCTGCTCTACGGCTACGGCGCTTACGGCATCTCCATTCCGGCCTCGTTTTCCACCAATTGCCTGTCGCTGGTCGATCGCGGCTTCGTCTATGCCATCGCCCATATCCGTGGCGGCAAGGACAAGGGTTTTGCCTGGTACGAAAACGGCAAGATGATGCACAAGAAGAACACCTTCTCCGATTTCATCGCCGCCGCGGACGCGCTGGTCGCCGAAGGCTTCACCAGCCATGGCAAGATCGTGGCCGAAGGCGGTTCGGCCGGCGGCATGCTGATGGGCGCCGTCGCCAACATGGCGCCCGAAAAATTCGTCGGCATCATTGCCGCCGTGCCTTTCGTCGATGTCCTGACCACGATGCTGGACGATAGCCTGCCGCTCACCCCGCCGGAATGGAACGAATGGGGCAACCCGATCGCCTCCGAGGAGGCCTATGACTATATCGCCAGCTACAGCCCCTACGACAATGTGGGACCGAAGCCCTACCCCGCCATTCTGGCGCTTGCCGGGCTCACCGATCCGCGCGTGACCTACTGGGAGCCGGCGAAATGGGTGGCAAAGCTGCGCGAGGCCACCACCGGCACGGCGCCGGTCCTGCTCAGAACCAATATGGACGCCGGCCATGGCGGGGCATCCGGGCGGTTCCAGCGGCTGGAGGAAAAGGCGCTGGAATACGCCTTCGCGCTGAAGGTCGCAGGCAAGGCGGAACGCTGA
- a CDS encoding DUF930 domain-containing protein — translation MTKAFLALLTLTLVATPALAISQRIENELDRLDPEEKLEQRCDVEALSRIDAARKDMTPDKVIAYTFAPTKVNGTTIDAPGAAVRSHGHWYKLSYHCATASDELAVKSFSFKLGEEIPRSAWERLYLYP, via the coding sequence TTGACCAAGGCCTTCCTTGCGCTGCTGACGCTGACGCTCGTTGCTACGCCCGCCCTCGCCATCAGCCAGCGGATCGAAAACGAGCTCGACCGGCTCGATCCCGAGGAAAAGCTTGAGCAACGCTGCGACGTGGAGGCGCTGAGCCGGATCGACGCGGCGCGCAAGGACATGACGCCCGACAAGGTGATTGCCTACACATTCGCGCCGACAAAGGTGAATGGCACGACGATCGATGCGCCGGGCGCGGCCGTGCGCTCGCATGGTCACTGGTACAAGCTCTCCTACCACTGCGCGACGGCAAGCGATGAGCTCGCGGTCAAATCCTTCAGCTTCAAGCTCGGCGAAGAAATCCCGCGCAGCGCCTGGGAGCGTCTTTACCTTTATCCGTAG
- a CDS encoding membrane-bound PQQ-dependent dehydrogenase, glucose/quinate/shikimate family: MIFMLVLTSLIFALIGLFLGGGGIWLITLGGSWFYLIAGAAFLATAFFVLVRSALAYWVYAATILVTLVWALLEVGFDWWQLGARGGLVVLLGLWLLLPWVRRPILRDDYGFPEKDKPARAGPWPLVAAVLVSMVVAVISLFTDPHAIEGALPGARSASAETADAVPDGEWHGYGRTERGQRWSPLDQVTPENVGDLELAWQIQTGDMMGPNDVVETTYENTPLMVDDTLYVCTPHSWAMAFNARTGEEKWKFDPKVPVDGNRQHQTCRGVTYYDDPDIAEGERCKTRVYLPTSDARLIALNAEDGTICEDFADNGTLQLQKNMPYKTQGYYYSTSPPLAINGKIVVGGSVNDNYSTDSPSGVIRAYDIDTGELIWNFDTGNPEQTEPLGPDETYTKNSPNSWSVMSGDSDLGLIYAPIGNRTPDQIGLNRSPAVEKYSSSVVALDAETGKPVWNFQGVHHDLWDMDVPAQPALLDLTIDGETVPALVQATKQGEVFVLNRETGEPILPVKEVPAPQEGGLDGENLSLTQPVSALSFNPPKLEGRDMWGASLLDQLVCRIKLKQYNYEGRYTPPSVDGTIVYPGNFGTLNWGSVAVDPERQVMFAMPVYMAYTSTLVPKSTPGVATQGINSNNGADYAVSFSTLLGPLGVPCQAPPWGYVAGADLTTGEIVWKHKNGTIQDMTPLPLKIKMGVPGIGGPIMTRGGVAFLGATMDNYIRGYDVTTGEQLWEARLPAGGQATPMTYETADGAQYVLIVAGGHGSVGTETGDYILAYKLPEG; encoded by the coding sequence ATGATATTCATGTTGGTGCTGACTTCATTGATTTTCGCGCTGATCGGCCTGTTTCTGGGCGGCGGCGGCATCTGGCTGATCACGCTCGGCGGTAGCTGGTTTTATCTGATTGCGGGCGCCGCATTTCTGGCGACCGCCTTTTTTGTACTTGTCCGATCGGCGCTTGCCTACTGGGTCTATGCCGCGACCATTCTGGTAACGCTGGTCTGGGCGCTGCTGGAGGTCGGTTTCGACTGGTGGCAGCTCGGCGCGCGCGGCGGGCTCGTCGTGCTGCTCGGCCTTTGGTTGCTGCTGCCGTGGGTGCGCCGGCCGATCTTGCGCGATGACTACGGCTTTCCGGAAAAAGACAAACCCGCCCGCGCCGGCCCGTGGCCGCTGGTTGCCGCGGTTCTCGTGTCGATGGTGGTCGCGGTCATTTCGCTGTTCACCGACCCGCATGCGATCGAGGGGGCACTGCCCGGCGCCCGCAGCGCCAGCGCCGAAACGGCGGACGCCGTTCCCGACGGCGAATGGCATGGCTATGGCCGCACCGAAAGGGGCCAGCGCTGGTCGCCGCTCGACCAGGTCACCCCGGAGAATGTCGGCGACCTGGAACTTGCCTGGCAGATCCAGACCGGCGACATGATGGGCCCCAACGACGTGGTCGAGACCACCTATGAGAATACCCCGCTGATGGTGGACGACACGCTCTATGTCTGTACCCCGCATAGCTGGGCGATGGCGTTTAATGCCAGGACCGGCGAGGAGAAATGGAAATTCGACCCGAAGGTTCCCGTTGACGGCAACCGCCAGCACCAGACCTGCCGGGGCGTGACCTATTACGACGATCCCGACATTGCTGAAGGCGAGCGCTGCAAGACCCGCGTCTACCTGCCGACCTCCGATGCCCGCCTGATCGCGCTCAACGCCGAGGACGGCACGATCTGCGAGGATTTCGCCGACAATGGCACGCTGCAGCTTCAGAAAAACATGCCCTACAAGACGCAGGGGTATTACTACTCGACCTCCCCGCCGCTGGCGATAAACGGCAAGATCGTGGTCGGCGGCTCGGTCAACGACAATTACTCGACCGACAGCCCGTCCGGCGTGATCCGCGCATATGACATCGATACCGGTGAACTGATCTGGAATTTCGATACCGGCAATCCGGAGCAAACCGAACCGCTCGGCCCGGACGAAACCTATACCAAGAACTCGCCGAACAGCTGGTCGGTGATGTCCGGCGACAGCGATCTCGGCCTGATCTATGCGCCGATCGGCAACCGCACGCCGGACCAGATCGGCCTCAACCGCTCGCCCGCGGTCGAGAAATATTCGTCTTCGGTTGTGGCTCTCGATGCCGAGACCGGCAAGCCGGTCTGGAATTTTCAGGGCGTCCACCATGACCTCTGGGACATGGACGTACCGGCCCAGCCCGCCCTTCTCGACCTAACGATCGACGGCGAGACCGTGCCGGCGCTGGTGCAGGCGACGAAGCAGGGCGAGGTCTTCGTGCTGAACCGCGAAACGGGCGAACCGATCCTTCCCGTCAAGGAAGTTCCCGCGCCCCAGGAAGGCGGGCTTGACGGCGAAAACCTGTCGCTGACCCAACCCGTCTCGGCGCTTTCCTTCAACCCGCCGAAGCTTGAGGGCAGGGACATGTGGGGCGCGAGCCTGCTCGACCAGCTCGTCTGCCGCATCAAGCTGAAGCAGTATAATTACGAGGGCCGCTACACGCCGCCCTCCGTCGATGGCACGATCGTCTATCCCGGCAATTTCGGCACGCTCAACTGGGGTTCGGTCGCCGTCGATCCGGAGCGGCAGGTGATGTTCGCCATGCCGGTCTACATGGCCTACACCTCCACGCTGGTGCCGAAATCGACGCCGGGCGTGGCCACGCAGGGCATCAATTCCAACAACGGCGCCGACTATGCCGTCTCCTTCTCCACCCTGCTCGGCCCGCTCGGCGTGCCCTGCCAGGCGCCGCCATGGGGCTATGTGGCGGGCGCGGACCTGACCACTGGCGAGATCGTGTGGAAGCACAAGAACGGCACGATCCAGGACATGACGCCGCTGCCGCTGAAGATCAAGATGGGCGTTCCCGGCATTGGCGGTCCGATCATGACGCGGGGCGGCGTCGCCTTCCTCGGCGCGACCATGGACAATTACATCCGCGGCTATGACGTGACCACCGGCGAACAGCTCTGGGAAGCCCGGCTTCCGGCCGGCGGCCAGGCGACGCCGATGACCTACGAGACCGCGGACGGCGCCCAATACGTGCTGATCGTCGCCGGCGGCCACGGCTCGGTCGGCACCGAGACGGGCGATTATATCCTCGCCTACAAGCTGCCGGAGGGTTAG
- a CDS encoding carbohydrate ABC transporter permease: protein MPETQFTTATPRRPRRGRVRRKQLVGLLFVAPAVALVTVFFVIPLCMTFWMSLHNWPLMGAPRFIGLGNYAQMLHDSQFWSSLRFTVFYTLIVTVVLFAVAFPLAIFVEKPDAMTRFYRTAYFLPYVVGFGSASLLWVWLMNVDSGLFSQLAWRLGLTEKPVNLLASFDTTFISIIVMVVWKTVGFNMIILLTGLQGISTEVQEAARVDGASSWQRFRRITLPLMRRTIALALILSVSGSMLAFDQFYIISDGGPQNQTITTVFWIFSQSFMSFHLGYGSALSMVLLLILVTISVIQLRLLRNPEGM, encoded by the coding sequence ATGCCAGAAACGCAATTCACAACAGCGACGCCGCGCAGGCCGCGCCGGGGACGGGTGCGGCGCAAGCAGCTTGTCGGACTTCTGTTCGTCGCGCCGGCGGTTGCGCTGGTAACGGTTTTCTTCGTCATCCCGCTCTGCATGACCTTCTGGATGTCGCTTCACAACTGGCCGCTCATGGGCGCGCCGCGCTTCATCGGGCTCGGCAATTATGCGCAGATGCTGCATGACAGCCAGTTCTGGAGCTCGCTCCGCTTCACGGTGTTCTACACGCTCATCGTCACGGTCGTGCTTTTCGCGGTTGCCTTTCCGCTGGCGATCTTCGTGGAAAAGCCGGATGCGATGACCAGGTTCTACCGTACGGCTTACTTTCTGCCTTACGTCGTTGGCTTCGGTTCGGCGAGCCTGCTCTGGGTGTGGCTGATGAATGTCGATTCCGGCCTGTTCTCGCAACTCGCATGGCGGCTGGGGCTCACCGAAAAGCCGGTCAACCTGCTGGCGAGTTTCGACACCACCTTCATCTCGATCATCGTCATGGTGGTGTGGAAGACGGTGGGCTTCAACATGATCATCCTGCTCACCGGCCTGCAGGGCATCTCCACCGAGGTGCAGGAGGCGGCCCGCGTGGACGGCGCCTCTTCCTGGCAGCGCTTCCGCCGCATCACGCTTCCGCTGATGCGACGCACGATCGCGCTCGCCCTGATCCTGTCGGTCTCGGGCTCGATGCTCGCCTTCGACCAGTTCTACATCATCTCGGACGGCGGGCCGCAGAACCAGACGATCACCACCGTGTTCTGGATCTTCAGCCAGTCCTTCATGTCGTTCCATCTGGGCTACGGTTCGGCGCTGTCGATGGTGCTTCTGCTGATCCTGGTCACCATCAGCGTGATCCAGCTCAGGCTGCTGCGCAATCCGGAGGGCATGTGA
- a CDS encoding ABC transporter permease subunit, producing the protein MMSRRKMKLRRQRFQMTRRNMIGLFLAFLFLAPLAWSLLVSFKTSAESRKPPLPPWPTTGFSTQSYQNLSDFGSGIWTYTGNSLTVSLATVVLSVVVSLLAGYGFSRFHFPCKNALFVLIIATIMIPFQSVLTPLFVILSKLGLQNTLTGIVCVYVTLQMPFSIFMMRNAFDAVPKEIEDAARVDGASVIKVLYRIMLPLVLPGVATVAIFAFLASWNEFLAALILLTDQQKYTLPVLMVAVREGQYGTIDWGAVQAGVTLMMVPCLVVFLLLQRYYIRGLTAGAVK; encoded by the coding sequence GTGATGAGCCGCCGCAAGATGAAACTACGCCGCCAGCGGTTCCAGATGACCCGGCGCAACATGATTGGCCTGTTTCTCGCCTTCCTGTTCCTGGCGCCGCTCGCCTGGAGCCTGCTGGTGAGCTTCAAGACATCGGCGGAATCGCGCAAGCCGCCTCTGCCGCCATGGCCGACGACCGGCTTCAGCACCCAGAGCTACCAGAACCTCTCCGATTTCGGTAGCGGCATCTGGACCTATACCGGCAACAGCCTCACCGTGTCGCTGGCGACCGTGGTGCTGTCGGTGGTGGTGAGCCTTCTGGCCGGCTACGGCTTCTCGCGCTTCCACTTCCCGTGCAAGAACGCGCTGTTCGTGCTGATCATCGCCACGATCATGATCCCGTTCCAGTCGGTTCTGACGCCGCTATTCGTCATCCTGTCGAAGCTTGGCCTCCAGAACACGCTGACCGGTATCGTCTGCGTCTACGTCACACTGCAGATGCCGTTTTCGATCTTCATGATGCGCAACGCCTTCGACGCCGTGCCGAAGGAAATCGAGGATGCGGCCCGCGTCGACGGCGCCTCGGTCATCAAGGTGCTCTACCGGATCATGCTGCCGCTGGTGCTGCCCGGCGTGGCAACGGTCGCGATCTTCGCCTTCCTCGCCTCGTGGAACGAGTTTCTGGCCGCCCTCATCCTTCTGACAGACCAGCAGAAATACACCCTGCCGGTGCTGATGGTCGCGGTTCGCGAAGGGCAGTACGGCACGATCGACTGGGGCGCGGTCCAGGCCGGCGTGACGCTGATGATGGTGCCGTGCCTCGTCGTCTTCCTGCTTTTGCAGCGCTACTACATCCGCGGCCTGACCGCGGGCGCCGTCAAGTGA
- a CDS encoding ABC transporter substrate-binding protein produces MKPVKIAALTALALAMTPLGASAETYSMWARNSSEAFMPDLIEAFNASHEDQIELQIVPSTEMVQKYAVAAAGGSAPDFVSLDLVYTPAFAKAGQLADLTELARSLPYFDQLSKAHVEAGTYDGKIYGVPMSADVSVLLWNKRLFREAGLDPDKAPTNWAEIEDYAGKVNALGDDTYGFYFAGACGGCNAFTFMPLIWASGGDILVDDGKRATIDTPQMHDAINFYRDLVAKGYVPESAKTDTGTNFFGGFAADNVGISPIGAFAIGNLVKNYPDVEFGVAPLPGKDGGVSSFGGGDNFVVTAGRDTLGAAKEFLDFAYSVEGQTLLARLGSLPTRADVAQEALSGLDDRYLTAVEAMETARTPSSPVYNDIINSKTGPWKQMLGEAFFGDDVDGSLKRAQDTMQSILDASN; encoded by the coding sequence ATGAAACCCGTTAAAATCGCGGCGCTGACGGCGCTCGCCCTCGCCATGACGCCCCTCGGCGCTTCCGCCGAAACCTACAGCATGTGGGCGCGCAACAGCAGCGAAGCCTTCATGCCGGACCTGATCGAGGCCTTCAACGCCTCGCATGAGGACCAGATCGAGCTGCAGATCGTGCCAAGCACGGAAATGGTCCAGAAATACGCCGTGGCGGCCGCGGGCGGCTCGGCTCCGGATTTCGTGTCGCTGGACCTCGTTTACACGCCGGCTTTCGCCAAGGCCGGACAGCTCGCGGACCTGACCGAACTGGCCAGGAGCCTTCCCTATTTCGATCAGTTGTCGAAGGCTCATGTCGAGGCCGGCACCTATGACGGCAAGATCTACGGCGTGCCGATGTCGGCCGATGTCTCGGTGCTGTTGTGGAACAAGCGGTTGTTCCGCGAAGCCGGGCTCGATCCGGACAAGGCGCCGACCAACTGGGCCGAAATCGAGGACTATGCCGGCAAGGTCAACGCGCTCGGCGACGATACCTACGGCTTCTATTTCGCCGGCGCATGCGGCGGCTGCAATGCCTTCACCTTCATGCCGCTGATCTGGGCATCGGGCGGCGACATTCTGGTCGATGACGGCAAGCGCGCCACCATCGACACGCCGCAGATGCATGATGCGATCAACTTCTATCGCGACCTGGTCGCCAAGGGATACGTGCCGGAAAGCGCGAAGACGGATACGGGCACCAATTTCTTCGGCGGCTTCGCGGCGGACAATGTCGGTATCTCGCCCATCGGCGCGTTTGCCATCGGCAACCTCGTCAAGAACTATCCGGATGTCGAATTCGGCGTGGCCCCCCTGCCGGGCAAGGATGGCGGCGTGTCCTCTTTCGGCGGCGGCGACAATTTCGTCGTCACGGCGGGTCGCGACACGCTCGGCGCGGCAAAGGAGTTCCTGGACTTCGCCTATTCGGTCGAGGGACAGACGCTACTCGCCCGCCTGGGCAGCCTGCCGACGCGCGCCGATGTGGCCCAGGAGGCGCTTTCCGGCCTTGATGACCGTTACCTGACGGCGGTCGAAGCGATGGAAACCGCGCGCACGCCGTCATCGCCGGTCTACAACGACATCATCAATTCCAAGACGGGACCGTGGAAGCAGATGCTTGGCGAAGCCTTCTTCGGCGACGATGTCGACGGTTCCCTGAAGCGGGCGCAGGACACGATGCAGTCGATCCTGGACGCGTCCAACTGA
- a CDS encoding superoxide dismutase: protein MAFELPDLPYAYDALAPYMSAETLEFHHDKHHNTYVTTGNKLAEEAGLGGLSVEDVMVKAYGSNQPLFNNAAQHFNHMHFWKWMKKDGGGTKLPGALESAISSDLGGYDKFKADFIAAGTGQFGSGWAWVAVKDGKLEIMKTPNGENPVVHGAKPILGVDVWEHSYYIDYRNARPKYLEAFVDNLINWDYVAELYEGATK, encoded by the coding sequence ATGGCTTTTGAACTGCCCGATCTGCCTTACGCCTACGACGCGCTCGCCCCCTACATGTCGGCCGAGACGCTCGAATTCCACCACGACAAGCACCACAACACCTATGTGACCACCGGCAACAAGCTGGCGGAAGAAGCGGGTCTCGGTGGTCTTTCCGTCGAGGATGTCATGGTCAAGGCCTATGGCTCCAACCAGCCGCTCTTCAACAATGCCGCCCAGCACTTCAACCACATGCATTTCTGGAAGTGGATGAAGAAGGATGGCGGCGGCACCAAGCTGCCGGGCGCGCTCGAAAGCGCGATTTCCTCCGATCTCGGCGGCTACGACAAGTTCAAGGCCGATTTCATCGCCGCCGGCACCGGCCAGTTCGGCTCCGGCTGGGCATGGGTCGCGGTCAAGGACGGCAAGCTCGAAATCATGAAGACCCCGAACGGCGAAAACCCGGTCGTCCACGGCGCCAAGCCGATTCTCGGCGTCGACGTGTGGGAGCACTCCTACTACATCGACTACCGCAACGCCCGCCCGAAATATCTGGAAGCCTTCGTCGACAATCTCATCAACTGGGACTACGTCGCCGAACTCTACGAAGGCGCCACCAAGTAA
- a CDS encoding DUF2254 domain-containing protein: MKLQLSRRLWVISQVMRQLWFVAAIYCVAGIATALLGILLNRYIPEDIGDTIGVDSVGSLLSIIASSMLTVLIFSLNTVVQASSSAASSATPRAVGTLLEDRTAQSALSTFLGSFIFSLVGLIALNTKLYGTGGRLVLFIATIAIIVLIIGTLLRWINYLGRLGKVSRTIEQVEDQAVTSMRNYRAEPFLGGTEFDGDMPGVLQLIEPPESGYLRFVDMATLDAVSRKLNADIYVLERPGAFVAPGRHIAGIRLTQDDGVVDEDVVAEAARAFTIGHERSYTQDPLYGVTVMSQVALRALSPAVNDPGTAIDVVTHLVRILEAGEKPDGDSEPRYPRIHMPTITAEEFFDAAFTAMARDGAGMAEVVIHLLHACRALGHTDIPGFSEMSKKFSTLTVDRARETLRFQSDIERVERAASRSNIASPVSFRQNNPEQ; encoded by the coding sequence ATGAAACTTCAGCTGTCCCGGCGGTTATGGGTCATCTCCCAGGTCATGCGGCAATTGTGGTTTGTGGCCGCGATCTATTGCGTTGCCGGCATTGCCACCGCGCTTCTGGGTATTCTTCTGAACCGCTATATTCCTGAGGATATCGGCGACACGATCGGCGTCGATTCGGTAGGATCGCTGCTGTCGATCATCGCCTCGAGCATGCTGACGGTGCTGATCTTCTCGCTCAACACCGTGGTGCAGGCATCGTCGTCGGCGGCCAGCAGCGCCACGCCGCGGGCGGTCGGCACGCTTCTGGAAGACCGCACCGCGCAGTCGGCACTTTCGACCTTTCTCGGCTCGTTCATCTTCAGCCTTGTCGGCCTTATCGCGCTCAACACCAAACTCTACGGCACCGGCGGCCGGCTGGTTCTGTTTATCGCCACCATTGCCATCATCGTGCTGATCATCGGCACATTGCTGCGCTGGATCAACTATCTCGGTCGTCTCGGCAAGGTCAGCCGAACGATCGAGCAGGTCGAGGATCAGGCCGTCACCTCGATGCGCAACTATCGCGCCGAACCCTTTCTCGGCGGAACCGAATTCGACGGCGATATGCCGGGCGTTCTGCAGCTCATCGAACCGCCCGAGTCCGGCTATCTGCGCTTTGTCGACATGGCGACCCTGGACGCGGTGTCCCGCAAGTTGAATGCCGATATCTACGTGCTGGAACGGCCGGGCGCTTTCGTCGCACCAGGCCGCCATATCGCCGGCATCAGGCTGACACAGGACGACGGCGTCGTGGACGAGGACGTCGTGGCAGAAGCCGCAAGGGCATTCACCATCGGCCATGAACGGTCCTACACGCAGGATCCGCTTTACGGAGTGACGGTTATGTCGCAAGTCGCGCTGCGCGCGCTTTCTCCCGCCGTCAACGATCCGGGCACGGCCATTGACGTGGTGACGCATCTGGTGCGCATCCTGGAAGCCGGCGAAAAGCCCGATGGGGACTCGGAGCCGCGCTATCCGCGCATCCACATGCCGACGATAACGGCAGAGGAATTCTTCGATGCCGCCTTCACCGCCATGGCGCGCGATGGCGCGGGCATGGCCGAGGTGGTGATCCACCTTCTCCATGCCTGCCGGGCGCTTGGCCACACGGATATCCCGGGCTTTTCTGAAATGTCGAAGAAATTCTCGACGCTGACCGTGGATCGGGCGCGCGAAACACTGCGGTTTCAATCGGATATCGAGCGCGTCGAGCGCGCGGCAAGTCGCAGCAACATCGCCTCGCCGGTCAGCTTCCGGCAAAACAACCCGGAACAATAA
- a CDS encoding LacI family DNA-binding transcriptional regulator, translating to MTDANVGGRVTIYDVASKAGVSTATASKALNDTGRMAAETRARIRRVAEELGFRPNALARSLTSKRSFTVGLLTDDIYGRFTLPVMAGVSEGLIDQGVSVFLCSVGGDPALARIHLDAMLDKQVDGIIATGKRVDRPLPIDFSAVPVPVVYVLTEGPAEAITLVPDERQGAREAVRHLIQRGCRRIAHITGPEHFLVVRERALSYRQTLEAADLRVPAADVLYGTWSEHWGHEAVARLWSFDERPDGIFCGNDQIARGVMDALRERGAAIPHDVAVVGFDNWEIVAEETRPPLTTIDMNLKELGRQAGLTLVRLVNGEEIEKGLLQLPCKLVVRSS from the coding sequence GTGACGGATGCGAATGTTGGCGGGCGTGTTACGATTTATGACGTGGCCTCGAAGGCCGGCGTCAGCACCGCCACGGCTTCCAAGGCGCTCAACGACACCGGCCGCATGGCGGCGGAGACCCGCGCCCGCATCCGGCGCGTTGCGGAGGAGCTGGGGTTCCGTCCCAATGCGCTGGCGCGCAGCCTCACCAGCAAGCGCAGCTTCACCGTCGGACTTCTGACGGACGATATCTATGGCCGCTTCACCCTGCCGGTCATGGCCGGGGTATCGGAAGGGCTGATCGACCAGGGCGTTTCGGTGTTTCTCTGCTCGGTCGGGGGTGATCCCGCACTTGCCCGCATCCATCTCGATGCGATGCTCGACAAGCAGGTCGACGGGATCATCGCCACCGGCAAGCGCGTCGACCGGCCACTTCCCATCGATTTCTCGGCAGTCCCGGTGCCCGTCGTCTACGTGTTGACCGAGGGGCCCGCCGAGGCAATTACCCTGGTGCCGGATGAACGGCAGGGCGCGCGCGAGGCGGTGCGTCATCTAATACAACGCGGCTGCCGGCGTATCGCCCATATCACCGGCCCAGAGCATTTTCTGGTCGTGCGCGAGCGCGCGCTTTCCTATCGCCAGACCCTGGAGGCCGCCGATTTGAGAGTTCCCGCGGCCGACGTCCTTTACGGCACATGGTCGGAGCATTGGGGGCATGAGGCCGTCGCGCGGCTCTGGAGCTTCGATGAACGGCCGGACGGCATTTTCTGCGGCAATGACCAGATCGCGCGCGGGGTAATGGACGCCCTTCGCGAGCGCGGCGCGGCCATACCGCACGACGTGGCCGTGGTGGGGTTCGACAATTGGGAGATTGTCGCCGAGGAGACCCGGCCCCCGCTCACCACGATCGACATGAACTTGAAGGAGCTTGGACGCCAGGCCGGGCTCACGCTCGTGCGTCTGGTCAATGGCGAGGAGATTGAGAAAGGGCTTCTGCAGCTGCCGTGCAAACTGGTCGTGCGCAGCTCCTGA